A genomic stretch from Xenopus laevis strain J_2021 chromosome 6S, Xenopus_laevis_v10.1, whole genome shotgun sequence includes:
- the tmem74.S gene encoding transmembrane protein 74, with product MSMACTELLHIAGKTQKLDECNNVDWGYSGCKNDIGDPQAFCYENHHVSLAASPSQYESIPLDSTEETQDLQYFQNVCVKDGKKVCCAEEIETSFTYIDENVNIELVTHHPSNKNGQGPVCHSLDRDIQSEGIQETSIMSDDEGVSEASGKSVDYGFISAVTFLITGVLLVVISYLVPRENRSDPNITSARQMEQIEKKNAIIGAHLDRCVIAGLCLLTLGGVVLSILLMISMWKGELYRRKAMAAKDSSKLYGSINFNQTKSGGNENAMVQEETVDIVN from the coding sequence ATGTCCATGGCTTGCACGGAGCTTTTACATATTGCCGGAAAGACACAGAAGCTCGATGAATGTAACAATGTGGACTGGGGCTACAGTGGCTGCAAGAATGACATCGGAGACCCACAGGCTTTTTGTTATGAGAACCACCATGTGTCTTTAGCAGCCTCTCCCAGTCAATATGAGTCTATACCGTTGGACTCAACAGAAGAAACCCAGGATCTACAGTACTTTCAAAATGTCTGTGTCAAGGATGGAAAGAAGGTGTGCTGCGCTGAAGAAATAGAGACTTCTTTTACATACATTGATGAAAATGTCAACATAGAGCTTGTGACCCATCATCCTTCCAATAAGAATGGCCAGGGGCCTGTGTGTCATAGTTTGGATAGAGACATCCAATCAGAAGGCATCCAGGAAACCTCTATAATGTCAGATGATGAAGGTGTATCTGAAGCCTCTGGGAAGTCTGTAGATTATGGCTTCATCAGCGCAGTGACTTTCCTAATAACCGGTGTATTGCTTGTGGTTATTTCATACCTAGTCCCCCGGGAGAACCGATCAGATCCAAACATCACGTCCGCCAGACAGATGGAACAAATAGAGAAAAAGAATGCGATCATTGGTGCCCATTTGGACAGATGCGTGATTGCGGGGCTGTGTTTGTTAACCCTTGGTGGTGTAGTACTGTCCATTTTATTAATGATATCGATGTGGAAAGGGGAATTGTACAGGAGGAAAGCAATGGCAGCCAAGGACTCTTCAAAACTCTATGGTTCCATTAATTTCAACCAAACAAAGTCGGGCGGAAATGAAAATGCTATGGTTCAGGAAGAAACTGTTGACATCGTTAACTAG